A stretch of Kazachstania africana CBS 2517 chromosome 7, complete genome DNA encodes these proteins:
- the TYR1 gene encoding prephenate dehydrogenase (NADP(+)) (similar to Saccharomyces cerevisiae TYR1 (YBR166C); ancestral locus Anc_8.595), giving the protein MSSVASKAEIDEWKRTKTIGIIGLGDMGLLYATNFSENGWNVVACDREEIYEDVKAKYSNSRFKVLPNGHYVSRISDYVIYSVETSNIAKIASLYGPSTKLGSIVGGQTSCKNDEIKAFEKYLPEDIEIITIHSLHGPKISTEGQPLVLINHKSTKPDSFRFVESLVSCLKSKHVYLTYQEHDRITADTQAVTHAAFLSMGAAWAELKVYPWKLDDNKWYGGIENVKVNISLRIYSNKWHVYAGLAITNPHAHQQILQYATSATELFTLFLDKDKKPELTERIKKAKEFVFGHHKGLLLLDDSILEKFSLSNGMTNTSKTTVPNSHLSLLSIVDSWYKLKINPYDHMICSTPLFRIFLGVTEYLFLNDDLLNQTIDAVYDNKSFRRDDLEFIVAARKWSSIVSFQSFDLYKKQFETTQEFFQPMFSEANKIGNEMVKTILSHSK; this is encoded by the coding sequence ATGAGTAGTGTAGCATCAAAAGCTGAGATCGATGAATGGAAGAGAACAAAGACCATTGGTATTATAGGTCTAGGTGATATGGGCTTGCTATATGCCACCAACTTTTCAGAAAACGGTTGGAATGTAGTGGCATGCGatagagaagaaatttatgaaGATGTGAAGGCtaaatattccaattcTCGATTCAAAGTACTACCGAACGGTCACTATGTCTCTAGAATCAGTGATTATGTCATTTATAGTGTTGAAACGTCTAATATTGCGAAAATTGCTTCACTTTATGGCCCATCAACGAAACTTGGATCTATTGTTGGGGGTCAAACAAGTTgtaaaaatgatgaaatcaaagCTTTCGAGAAATATTTACCAGAAGACATCGAGATTATAACGATTCACTCTTTACATGGTCCGAAGATTAGCACAGAGGGCCAACCATTGGTTCTAATTAACCATAAATCGACTAAACCAGATTCTTTCAGATTTGTTGAGTCCTTAGTCTCCTGCTTAAAAAGCAAGCATGTCTATCTCACTTATCAGGAACATGACAGAATTACAGCCGACACACAAGCTGTGACTCATGCagcttttctttcaatgggGGCTGCTTGGGCTGAATTAAAAGTTTATCCATGGAAGTTGGACGATAATAAATGGTACGGTGGCATTGAGAACGTCAAAGTTAACATCTCATTGagaatttattcaaataaatggCACGTCTATGCGGGATTGGCAATCACGAATCCACATGCGCACCAACAGATTTTACAATACGCTACAAGTGCCACCGAACTATTTACTCTCTTCTTAGACAAGGATAAGAAACCTGAGTTGactgaaagaattaaaaagGCTAAGGAATTTGTATTTGGCCACCATAAGGGTCTATTGCTATTAGATGATTCTATCTTGGAGAAATTTTCGTTATCAAATGGTATGACAAATACTAGTAAGACGACAGTTCCAAATTCTCACCTTTCGTTACTATCGATCGTTGATTCTTGgtacaaattgaaaataaatccATACGATCATATGATTTGTTCGACACCTCTTTTTAGAATATTTCTAGGTGTTACAGAGTATCTAtttttaaatgatgatttattgaacCAAACGATTGATGCAGTGTACGATAACAAATCTTTTAGAAGAGATGATTTAGAATTTATTGTTGCAGCGAGAAAATGGAGCTCGATTGTTTCATTCCAAAgttttgatttatataagaaacaatttgaaaCCACACAAGAATTTTTCCAACCAATGTTTTCAGAGGCTAATAAGATAGGTAACGAGATGGTAAAGACTATCTTGAGCCATTCTAAATGA
- the POP7 gene encoding ribonuclease P/MRP protein subunit POP7 (similar to Saccharomyces cerevisiae POP7 (YBR167C); ancestral locus Anc_8.593) — protein sequence MKHRVRNYSSNSTAHTMKTKLVRKYPTVKESSHIEIKSTIYIKSKTPYISAIKRISKKLQDPKPANIKYITIMGMGKAVEKTLSIACYFQTKKQRKVEIITTSVDVIDEIATEDNEESPVSTEDLETTLKKRTISGLRVKIYV from the coding sequence ATGAAGCACCGAGTTAGAAACTACAGCAGCAACAGTACGGCCCACACAATGAAGACGAAACTGGTAAGAAAGTATCCTACAGTAAAGGAATCATCGCATATCGAGATAAAATctactatatatatcaaatcaaaGACACCGTACATTAGTGCAATTAAGCgcatttcaaagaaattacaGGATCCTAAACCGGCAAATATTAAGTATATAACGATAATGGGAATGGGGAAAGCCGTAGAGAAGACGCTATCCATAGCTTGCTATTTCCAAACGAAGAAGCAGCGAAAGGTGGAGATCATCACAACTTCGGTCGACGTAATTGATGAGATTGCCACAGAGGATAACGAAGAAAGTCCCGTGTCCACCGAAGATCTCGAAACGACTTTAAAGAAACGTACCATCAGCGGACTGCGAGTGAAGATCTATGTGTAG
- the PEX32 gene encoding Pex32p (similar to Saccharomyces cerevisiae PEX32 (YBR168W); ancestral locus Anc_8.592), which translates to MSSRDVIKETEYHARFSICGSRDSSRILTGDVPFEIIKALSNVYPILLILDSWLDCILWTTGDTALNLINLLLVCISLKFAASDTTGSIYEIRNLYIESAIFFVLKLLSFQFLLISSIYYVNSVQVDLNRFESPTVDEIVSTADSVVNKLRLIHSQVTNLIKIENFKELILFCIVLSPLQWILLQFVQLDTYLIFVVAACSLYHSNWIQVTMRVIWKCIYVRMACYKHLKRYISPKLKNITTRQIWKSKMTGRDDLHSVTLRIKNTANINDELIKTLLLNRIGTGESEEYLENVSEKELLQVECNVIEFEFIENQRKWGPNGWMPKLLPYEGTNFTFSSSENKTLYRYNETPIIFQEYIPPNYYWLEDDWTKKLWKYYDTKWSFIGLNDSPECFTRSREWNRRAYSIRDN; encoded by the coding sequence ATGAGTTCCAGAGATGTTATAAAAGAGACTGAGTATCATGCCAGATTTTCTATATGTGGGTCTAGAGACAGTTCGCGGATTTTAACTGGCGATGTAccttttgaaataataaaagCTCTTTCCAATGTGTACCCGATTCTGCTCATTTTGGATAGTTGGTTGGATTGTATACTATGGACAACTGGGGATACAGCATTAAATCTCATTAATCTTCTCTTAGTGTgcatttctttgaaatttgctGCAAGCGACACAACGGGCTCAATCTACGAAATTAGGAATCTATATATTGAATCtgccattttttttgtcctGAAATTATTAAGTTTCCAATTTCTACTCATTTCATCCATTTATTATGTCAATTCTGTCCAGGTTGATTTGAATAGATTTGAATCACCAACTGTAGACGAAATAGTCTCAACAGCAGATAGTGTCGTCAACAAATTGCGGCTAATCCATTCTCAGGTAACAAATTTAATCAAAatcgaaaattttaaagagCTCATCCTTTTTTGCATTGTATTATCTCCATTGCAATGGATATTATTGCAATTTGTTCAACTTGACACATATCTGATTTTTGTCGTAGCAGCATGTTCCTTATATCATTCTAACTGGATTCAAGTTACCATGAGAGTGATTTGGAAATGTATTTACGTCAGGATGGCGTGTTACAAACACTTGAAACGCTACATCAGTcccaaattgaaaaatattacaacGAGACAAATTTGGAAGTCAAAAATGACCGGCAGAGATGATCTTCATTCAGTTACTCTCAGAATAAAAAATACAGCTAACATTAACGACGAGTTAATCAAaactttattattaaataGGATTGGTACTGGGGAAAGTGAAGAGTACTTGGAAAACGTTTCTGAAAAGGAATTGCTACAGGTGGAATGTAACGTCATTGAATTCGAATTCATTGagaatcaaagaaaatgggGCCCAAACGGATGGATGCCAAAGCTACTGCCATACGAAGGGACAAACTTTACTTTTAGCTCATCAGAGAATAAGACGCTGTACAGATATAATGAAACACCTATAATATTTCAGGAATATATTCCTCCAAATTACTATTGGTTGGAAGATGACTGGACTAAGAAATTGTGGAAATACTATGATACAAAGTGGTCATTTATTGGACTGAATGATTCTCCTGAATGTTTCACAAGATCCCGAGAGTGGAATAGAAGGGCATATTCCATAAGAGACAATTGA
- the KAFR0G02160 gene encoding uncharacterized protein, with the protein MKLSSFICWLTIALFQVTKRTAALGIVAGPDQALEVQAKYLTTTDISPNSTITDSESSGNQTYSSELFVYLPDPAGTDNYTVVISSGTNLDKRTDVVPCLSEVLTETVCRVIYENVSLWWSIATVIYDYVHGDKCGPVTGSYNGVYYKYWADSGDCSSTALTKTIAGSLEYAFDKYMGNRDLCDTYTVKMTHGGTWIGNLVVGPNAATWLVTSAASGSGSCYSSGCGGLTSPYGC; encoded by the coding sequence atgaaacTATCGTCGTTTATTTGCTGGTTAACTATCGCGTTATTTCAGGTAACTAAACGAACTGCTGCCCTAGGAATAGTAGCGGGACCTGACCAGGCCTTAGAAGTCCAAGCTAAGTATCTTACCACGACTGACATCAGTCCGAACTCAACCATTACAGACTCAGAGAGTTCAGGCAACCAAACGTACTCGTCAGAGTTATTCGTATACTTGCCTGATCCAGCGGGTACCGATAACTACACTGTCGTTATTTCAAGTGGCACGAACCTTGATAAGCGTACAGACGTCGTGCCATGTCTGTCAGAAGTTTTGACTGAGACGGTCTGCAGGGTTATATACGAAAATGTATCATTGTGGTGGTCCATAGCAACTGTCATATATGACTATGTTCATGGTGACAAGTGTGGGCCGGTTACTGGTAGTTACAATGGTGTCTACTATAAATACTGGGCAGACAGTGGCGACTGTAGCTCTACAGCGCTCACTAAGACTATTGCGGGCTCACTTGAATATGCATTCGATAAGTACATGGGCAATAGGGACCTGTGCGACACGTACACAGTCAAGATGACGCACGGTGGTACATGGATCGGCAACTTAGTCGTGGGGCCCAATGCGGCGACGTGGCTGGTCACCTCAGCAGCATCCGGCAGTGGGAGCTGCTACTCATCTGGGTGTGGGGGACTCACATCACCTTACGGGTGCTAG